GAGCAGATCCCGGAAGTGCTCGAGGCGGTGGCGGTGGCGCAGGAGTGGGAGGGCGACGTCCGCGTGGTGCTGTTCGTGCGGCTGCGCGACGGGCTCGTGCTCGACGAGGCGCTGCGCGAGCGCATCCGGCGTCGGATCCGCGAGCACACGACCCCGCGCCACGTCCCGGCGAAGATCCTCCAGGTGGCCGACATCCCC
The genomic region above belongs to Chloroflexaceae bacterium and contains:
- a CDS encoding acetoacetate--CoA ligase (AcsA; in Sinorhizobium meliloti this enzyme is required for acetoacetate activation; similar to acetyl-CoA synthase); its protein translation is EQIPEVLEAVAVAQEWEGDVRVVLFVRLRDGLVLDEALRERIRRRIREHTTPRHVPAKILQVADIPRTKSGKISEIAVRETIHGRPVRNTEALANPEALALFRDLEELKSA